CCCCCAGACGGAATGAAGATTCCGAGCACGGCCGAATAGACCGCGACGGCCGGATCGAATAGGTCCCGACCGACGTTGGTAAAGGCACCTGCAATTGCTGAGGCCAATGTCGCGCCATCCGGAGCGGCTGCATGGGTAAGAATGGCTGCAACACCTGCATAAAACGGAAACTGAATCAGCACACCGCTAACGGAAGGCACCGCTTCCGAACACGGATTGGGTGAAGCTTCGCGGTGTCCCGTGCAACAGGAGGCCAAGCATCAGGAAGAGGAAGTTGTAAATGTTGAGGTTAGAGATGGCTTTAAGAAAACCCATCTCCGCGAACGTGAGTGCGAGAAACGCCGCTCCCAGGCAGACGATAATCAGGCTCAGGCCCCGGCTACATTCGAGCCATTCGCCAGGGCGCTCCGCTTTTTGCGTCGGCACCGGTTTAATGTTTAGATCGATACCGAGTGAGGTTGCGGTAACGGCATGTGATCCGCGCGGCGCAGAAAAGTACGCAACGGCGATAGTAACGGTGAGCAGAACTCCCGCCATCACCATTGATTGCCACAGGAAGATTGTCTGGCTGAAAGGGATCACGCCTGTGATTTGCAAAAGGGCAGGGGGTAGACTTGCGGCGTTTGCCATCAATTGTGCTGGCGCAGAACTCACGCCGAGTGCCCATACACTGCCGACGCCGAGGATCGCCGCAGCAGAAGCAGCCCTGTAATCAAGGTGTGGATGTCGCCGCGCTAGTTCCTTCACGAGCAGTGCGCCGAATATAAGGCTGAATGCCCAGTTGAGCAGAGAGCTGCCACAGCTTATCGCAGCCACAAAGGCTACAGCCGACGGCCCTGACCGAGGAATGCCTGCAAGCCACCGGATTGCTCTAGTAGCAATCGGGGAACTCGCAACAACATAGCCGCCAATCACGACCAGTGAGGCTTGGAGCGTGAATGTGATCAAGTTCCAAAAACCATCGCCAAACGCTTTGACGATCGAAGAGACTGGGGCACCGATCGCCAACGAGCCAGTGAAGCTGATAAGGACGGCTAAAAGGACGAAAACGAACGCATCGGGAAACCACTTCTCCATCCACGCGGCAAATCGTAGAGCAGTGCGAGATAAGATGTTCTCGTCATCGGACGGTCCCACGGGTTGTCTACTTGGCGAATCTAAATGCTTTGGTCCCGTAGCCTGGGGCATTTCGATATGCATGATCTCATCCTCCCTAGCGGTTTGCGTCTCCGAGGTGTGGCAGTGCCGCCCACAATTCTTCGCACGCCCACACGTTCGCTAGTTCGCTAGTCGCGAGCGTGAGCCTGTTCG
This sequence is a window from Chelatococcus sp. YT9. Protein-coding genes within it:
- a CDS encoding TIGR00366 family protein; protein product: MHIEMPQATGPKHLDSPSRQPVGPSDDENILSRTALRFAAWMEKWFPDAFVFVLLAVLISFTGSLAIGAPVSSIVKAFGDGFWNLITFTLQASLVVIGGYVVASSPIATRAIRWLAGIPRSGPSAVAFVAAISCGSSLLNWAFSLIFGALLVKELARRHPHLDYRAASAAAILGVGSVWALGVSSAPAQLMANAASLPPALLQITGVIPFSQTIFLWQSMVMAGVLLTVTIAVAYFSAPRGSHAVTATSLGIDLNIKPVPTQKAERPGEWLECSRGLSLIIVCLGAAFLALTFAEMGFLKAISNLNIYNFLFLMLGLLLHGTPRSFTQSVFGSGAFR